A part of Escherichia marmotae genomic DNA contains:
- the truC gene encoding tRNA pseudouridine(65) synthase TruC, with amino-acid sequence MLEILYQDEWLVAVNKPSGWLVHRSWLDRDEKVVVMQTVRDQIGQHVFTAHRLDRPTSGVLLMGLSSEAGRLLAQQFEQHQIQKRYHAIVRGWLMDEAELDYPLVEELDKIADKYAREDKGPQPAVTHYRGLATVEMPVATGRYPTTRYGLVELEPKTGRKHQLRRHLAHLRHPIIGDSKHGDLRQNRSGAEHFGLQRLMLHASQLSLTHPFTGEPLTIYAGLDDTWMQALSQFGWRGLLPENERVEFSAASGQDGEMSS; translated from the coding sequence ATGTTGGAAATACTCTACCAGGATGAATGGTTGGTGGCGGTAAATAAACCGTCCGGCTGGCTGGTCCACCGTAGCTGGCTGGATCGCGACGAGAAAGTTGTGGTGATGCAAACTGTGCGTGACCAGATTGGTCAGCATGTTTTTACCGCGCATCGTCTGGATCGCCCGACTTCTGGCGTATTGCTGATGGGGTTATCCAGTGAGGCAGGGCGACTGTTGGCGCAACAGTTTGAACAGCACCAAATCCAGAAACGTTACCATGCGATTGTGCGTGGCTGGCTGATGGATGAGGCGGAGCTGGATTATCCGCTGGTAGAAGAACTGGACAAAATCGCTGATAAATATGCCCGCGAAGATAAAGGTCCACAGCCAGCGGTAACGCATTATCGCGGTCTGGCGACGGTGGAAATGCCTGTGGCGACTGGACGTTACCCGACCACGCGCTATGGCCTGGTGGAACTGGAGCCGAAAACTGGACGTAAACACCAACTACGCCGCCATCTGGCCCATTTGCGTCATCCCATCATTGGGGACAGCAAACACGGCGATTTGCGCCAGAACCGCAGCGGGGCTGAACATTTCGGCCTGCAGAGGTTAATGCTACATGCCAGCCAGTTGTCATTGACGCATCCTTTTACTGGCGAGCCGCTCACTATTTACGCGGGTCTGGACGACACCTGGATGCAGGCGTTATCACAGTTTGGTTGGCGCGGTCTACTTCCTGAAAATGAAAGGGTTGAGTTCAGCGCGGCATCCGGTCAGGATGGTGAGATGAGTTCCTAA
- the syd gene encoding SecY-interacting protein, which yields MDDLTAQALKDFTARYCDVWHEQYKSWPLSEELYGVPSPCIISTTEDAVYWQPQPFTGEQNVNAVERAFDIVIQPTIHTFYTTQFAGDMHAQFGDIKLTLLQTWSEDDFRRVQENLIGHLVTQKRLKLPPTLFIATLEEELEVISVCNLSGEVCKETLGTRKRAHLASNLAEFLNQLKPLL from the coding sequence GTGGACGATTTGACCGCACAAGCCCTGAAGGATTTTACTGCGCGCTACTGCGATGTCTGGCATGAACAGTATAAAAGCTGGCCGTTAAGTGAGGAGCTGTATGGCGTTCCTTCGCCATGCATTATTTCAACCACCGAAGACGCCGTATACTGGCAACCTCAACCGTTTACCGGTGAGCAAAATGTAAACGCGGTTGAACGGGCGTTTGATATTGTGATACAACCTACAATTCATACCTTCTATACGACCCAGTTTGCCGGGGATATGCATGCGCAGTTTGGTGATATCAAACTGACATTACTGCAAACCTGGAGCGAAGATGACTTCCGTCGAGTGCAGGAAAATCTGATTGGCCATTTGGTTACTCAGAAACGTCTAAAACTACCGCCTACGCTATTTATCGCGACGCTGGAAGAAGAGCTGGAGGTAATCTCGGTGTGTAATCTCTCAGGCGAAGTATGCAAAGAGACACTGGGAACGCGTAAACGGGCGCATTTAGCCTCAAATCTTGCGGAATTCCTCAACCAACTTAAGCCTCTTCTGTAA
- the xni gene encoding flap endonuclease Xni, whose amino-acid sequence MAVHLLIVDALNLIRRIHAVQGSPCVETCQHALDQLIMHSQPTHAVAVFDDENRSSGWRHQRLPDYKAGRPPMPEELHNEMPALRAAFEQRGVPCWSASGNEADDLAATLAVKVTQAGHQATIVSTDKGYCQLLSPTLRIRDYFQKRWLDAPFIDKEFGVQPQQLPDYWGLAGISSSKVPGVAGIGPKSATQLLVEFQSLEGIYENLDTVAEKWRKKLEVHKEMAFLCRDIARLQTDLHIDGNLQQLRLVR is encoded by the coding sequence GTGGCTGTTCATTTGCTTATCGTCGATGCACTGAATCTTATCCGTCGCATTCATGCCGTTCAGGGTTCGCCCTGCGTGGAGACCTGCCAGCACGCTCTCGATCAACTTATTATGCACAGCCAGCCAACCCACGCGGTCGCCGTTTTTGATGATGAAAACCGCAGTAGCGGCTGGCGTCATCAACGTTTACCGGATTACAAAGCGGGTCGCCCACCAATGCCGGAAGAGTTGCACAACGAAATGCCTGCATTACGCGCCGCCTTTGAGCAACGCGGCGTCCCGTGCTGGTCAGCCAGCGGCAACGAAGCCGATGACTTAGCCGCTACGCTGGCGGTCAAAGTGACTCAGGCCGGGCATCAGGCAACCATTGTTTCGACAGATAAAGGCTACTGCCAGCTACTTTCGCCAACGTTGCGCATTCGCGATTACTTCCAGAAACGCTGGCTGGATGCGCCGTTTATCGATAAAGAATTTGGCGTTCAACCGCAACAGTTGCCCGATTACTGGGGGCTGGCGGGGATCAGCAGTTCAAAGGTGCCGGGTGTTGCAGGGATTGGCCCGAAAAGCGCCACGCAGTTGCTGGTCGAGTTTCAGAGTCTGGAAGGAATTTATGAGAATCTCGACACGGTTGCCGAAAAGTGGCGCAAAAAATTAGAAGTACATAAAGAGATGGCGTTTCTGTGCCGCGATATTGCCCGCTTACAAACTGATTTGCATATCGACGGCAATTTACAGCAATTACGGTTGGTACGGTAA
- the queF gene encoding NADPH-dependent 7-cyano-7-deazaguanine reductase QueF (Catalyzes the NADPH-dependent reduction of 7-cyano-7-deazaguanine (preQ0) to 7-aminomethyl-7-deazaguanine (preQ1) in queuosine biosynthesis): protein MSSYANHQALAGLTLGKSTDYRDTYDASLLQGVPRSLNRDPLGLKADNLPFHGADIWTLYELSWLNAKGLPQVAVGHVELDYTSVNLIESKSFKLYLNSFNQTRFNNWEEVRQTLERDLSTCAQGKVSVALYRLDELEGQPMGHFNGTCIDEQDIAIDNYEFTTDYLENAASGEKVVEETLVSHLLKSNCLITHQPDWGSIQIQYRGHKIDREKLLRYLVSFRHHNEFHEQCVERIFNDLLRFCQPEKLSVYARYTRRGGLDINPWRSNSDFVPSTTRLVRQ, encoded by the coding sequence ATGTCTTCTTATGCAAACCATCAGGCACTTGCAGGCCTGACTCTCGGAAAATCAACCGATTACAGGGATACCTATGACGCCAGCCTGCTGCAAGGCGTTCCGCGTAGTCTGAATCGCGATCCACTGGGTCTGAAAGCGGATAACCTGCCTTTTCACGGCGCGGATATCTGGACGCTATATGAGCTTTCCTGGCTAAATGCGAAAGGTTTACCGCAGGTCGCTGTGGGTCATGTTGAACTTGATTACACCAGCGTGAATCTCATTGAGTCGAAGAGTTTTAAGCTCTATCTCAATAGCTTTAATCAGACTCGATTTAACAATTGGGAAGAGGTGCGCCAGACGCTGGAGCGCGATTTAAGTACCTGCGCCCAGGGTAAGGTCAGCGTGGCGTTATATCGACTCGATGAACTGGAAGGCCAGCCAATGGGTCATTTCAATGGCACCTGCATTGATGAGCAGGATATCGCTATCGATAACTATGAATTCACCACTGACTACCTTGAGAATGCCGCCAGCGGTGAAAAAGTGGTGGAAGAGACGCTGGTTAGCCATCTGCTGAAATCAAACTGTCTGATCACCCATCAGCCAGACTGGGGTTCCATTCAAATTCAGTACCGTGGACACAAAATTGATCGGGAAAAACTGCTGCGTTATCTGGTTTCTTTCCGTCATCACAACGAGTTCCATGAACAATGCGTAGAGCGTATTTTTAATGATCTGCTGCGCTTCTGCCAGCCAGAAAAATTAAGCGTTTACGCTCGTTATACCCGTCGTGGCGGTCTGGACATTAACCCCTGGCGTAGCAATAGTGACTTTGTCCCATCGACTACCCGACTGGTACGACAATAA
- the fucO gene encoding lactaldehyde reductase — protein sequence MANRMILNETAWFGRGAIGALTDEVKRRGYQKALIVTDKTLVQCGVVAKVTDKMDAAGLAWAIYDGVVPNPTITVVKEGLGVFQNSGADYLIAIGGGSPQDTCKAIGIISNNPEFADVRSLEGLSPTNKPSVPILAIPTTAGTAAEVTINYVITDEEKRRKFVCVDPHDIPQVAFIDADMMDGMPPALKAATGVDALTHAIEGYITRGAWALTDALHIKAIEIIAGALRGSVAGDKDAGEQMALGQYVAGMGFSNVGLGLVHGMAHPLGAFYNTPHGVANAILLPHVMRYNAEFSGEKYRDIARVMGVKVEGMSLEEARNAAVDAVFALNRDVGIPPHLRDVGVRKEDIPALAQAALDDVCTGGNPREATLEDIVELYHTAW from the coding sequence ATGGCTAACAGAATGATTCTGAACGAAACGGCATGGTTTGGGCGGGGCGCAATTGGCGCTTTAACCGATGAGGTGAAACGCCGTGGTTATCAGAAGGCGCTGATCGTGACTGATAAAACGCTGGTGCAGTGCGGCGTGGTGGCGAAAGTGACCGATAAGATGGATGCCGCCGGGCTGGCATGGGCGATTTACGACGGCGTAGTGCCGAATCCGACAATCACCGTAGTCAAAGAAGGGCTGGGTGTATTCCAGAACAGCGGTGCGGATTACCTGATCGCTATTGGTGGTGGTTCTCCGCAGGATACCTGTAAAGCGATTGGCATCATCAGCAACAACCCGGAGTTTGCCGATGTGCGTAGTCTGGAAGGGCTTTCACCGACCAATAAACCCAGCGTACCGATTCTGGCGATCCCCACCACGGCGGGCACTGCGGCGGAAGTGACCATTAACTATGTAATTACTGACGAAGAAAAACGGCGCAAGTTTGTTTGCGTTGATCCGCATGATATCCCGCAGGTGGCGTTTATTGATGCTGACATGATGGATGGTATGCCACCGGCGCTGAAAGCCGCGACCGGTGTCGATGCGCTGACTCATGCCATCGAGGGGTATATTACGCGTGGTGCGTGGGCGCTGACCGATGCGTTGCATATTAAAGCCATTGAAATTATTGCCGGGGCGCTGCGGGGATCGGTTGCCGGTGATAAGGATGCCGGAGAACAGATGGCGCTCGGACAGTATGTCGCGGGCATGGGCTTCTCGAACGTTGGGTTGGGGCTGGTGCATGGTATGGCGCACCCGCTGGGCGCGTTTTATAACACCCCGCACGGTGTTGCGAACGCCATTCTGTTACCGCATGTTATGCGCTATAACGCCGAATTTTCCGGCGAGAAGTACCGCGATATTGCGCGCGTAATGGGCGTGAAAGTGGAAGGCATGAGCCTGGAAGAGGCGCGTAATGCTGCTGTTGACGCGGTGTTTGCTCTCAATCGTGATGTAGGTATTCCGCCACATTTGCGTGATGTTGGTGTACGCAAGGAAGACATTCCGGCACTGGCGCAGGCGGCTCTGGACGATGTTTGTACCGGTGGCAACCCGCGTGAAGCAACGCTTGAGGATATTGTAGAGCTTTACCATACCGCCTGGTAA
- the sdaB gene encoding L-serine ammonia-lyase II, with protein MISVFDIFKIGIGPSSSHTVGPMKAGKQFTDDLIARNLLKDVTRVVVDVYGSLSLTGKGHHTDIAIIMGLAGNLPDTVDIDSIPGFIQDVNTHGRLMLANGQHEVEFPVDQCMNFHADNLSLHENGMRITALAGDKVVYSQTYYSIGGGFIVDEEHFGQQDSAPVEVPYPYSSAADLQKHCQETGLSLSGLMMKNELALHSKEELEQHLANVWEVMRGGIERGISTEGVLPGKLRVPRRAAALRRMLVSQDKTTTDPMAVVDWINMFALAVNEENAAGGRVVTAPTNGACGIIPAVLAYYDKFIREVNANSLARYLLVASAIGSLYKMNASISGAEVGCQGEVGVACSMAAAGLAELLGASPAQVCIAAEIAMEHNLGLTCDPVAGQVQVPCIERNAIAAVKAVNAARMALRRTSEPRVCLDKVIETMYETGKDMNAKYRETSRGGLAMKIVACD; from the coding sequence ATGATTAGCGTATTCGATATTTTCAAAATCGGCATTGGCCCTTCCAGCTCTCATACCGTTGGACCGATGAAAGCGGGTAAACAATTTACCGACGATCTGATTGCCCGTAATCTGCTGAAAGACGTAACCCGCGTGGTGGTTGACGTCTACGGCTCACTCTCTCTGACCGGTAAAGGCCACCACACGGATATCGCCATTATTATGGGTCTGGCGGGTAATCTGCCAGATACCGTGGATATCGACTCTATCCCTGGTTTTATTCAGGATGTGAATACTCACGGTCGTCTGATGCTGGCAAACGGTCAGCACGAAGTGGAGTTCCCGGTTGATCAGTGCATGAACTTCCATGCAGACAACCTTTCTCTGCATGAGAATGGTATGCGCATCACCGCTCTGGCAGGCGACAAAGTTGTTTACAGTCAGACTTACTACTCCATCGGCGGTGGCTTTATCGTTGATGAAGAACATTTTGGTCAGCAGGATAGCGCACCGGTTGAAGTTCCCTATCCTTACAGTTCAGCAGCCGACCTGCAAAAACATTGCCAGGAAACTGGTCTGTCACTCTCTGGCCTGATGATGAAAAACGAGCTGGCGCTGCACAGCAAAGAAGAGCTGGAACAGCATCTGGCGAACGTCTGGGAAGTGATGCGCGGCGGTATTGAGCGCGGTATTTCCACCGAAGGCGTGTTGCCAGGCAAACTGCGCGTTCCACGTCGTGCGGCGGCGCTGCGTCGAATGCTGGTTAGCCAGGATAAGACCACAACTGACCCAATGGCGGTTGTCGACTGGATCAACATGTTCGCACTGGCGGTAAACGAAGAAAACGCAGCAGGTGGTCGAGTGGTTACTGCGCCGACTAACGGCGCGTGCGGAATTATCCCGGCGGTGCTGGCATACTACGACAAGTTTATCCGCGAAGTGAACGCTAACTCACTGGCTCGTTATCTGCTGGTTGCCAGCGCGATTGGTTCTCTTTATAAGATGAACGCCTCGATTTCTGGTGCCGAAGTGGGTTGCCAGGGTGAAGTTGGTGTGGCGTGCTCTATGGCTGCGGCTGGCCTGGCTGAACTGTTAGGCGCAAGCCCGGCGCAGGTGTGCATCGCGGCGGAAATCGCTATGGAGCATAACCTCGGCCTGACTTGTGACCCGGTCGCCGGACAGGTACAGGTGCCGTGCATCGAGCGTAATGCTATTGCAGCAGTGAAAGCAGTGAACGCTGCACGTATGGCACTGCGCCGTACCAGCGAGCCACGCGTATGCCTCGATAAAGTTATCGAAACCATGTACGAAACAGGTAAAGACATGAATGCCAAGTACCGCGAAACATCTCGCGGCGGCCTGGCGATGAAAATCGTTGCCTGCGATTAA
- the sdaC gene encoding HAAAP family serine/threonine permease SdaC: protein METTQTSTIASKDSRSAWRKTDTMWMLGLYGTAIGAGVLFLPINAGVGGMIPLIIMAILAFPMTFFAHRGLTRFVLSGKNPGEDITEVVEEHFGVGAGKLITLLYFFAIYPILLVYSVAITNTVESFMAHQLGMTPPPRAILSLILIVGMMTIVRFGEQMIVKAMSILVFPFVAVLMLLALYLIPQWNGAALETLSLDTAASTGNGLWMTLWLAIPVMVFSFNHSPIISSFAVAKREEYGDMAEQKCSKILAFAHIMMVLTVMFFVFSCVLSLSPADLAAAKEQNISILSYLANHFNAPIIAWMAPIIAMIAITKSFLGHYLGAREGFNGMVIKSLRGKGKSIEINKLNRITALFMLVTTWIVATLNPSILGMIETLGGPIIAMILFLMPMYAIQKVPAMRKYSGHISNVFVVVMGLIAISAIFYSLFS from the coding sequence ATGGAAACAACTCAAACCAGCACGATTGCGTCGAAAGACTCTCGCAGTGCCTGGCGCAAGACAGACACCATGTGGATGCTGGGCCTTTATGGTACAGCAATCGGCGCGGGTGTACTGTTCCTGCCAATCAACGCCGGTGTTGGCGGTATGATCCCGCTGATCATCATGGCCATCCTTGCGTTTCCGATGACGTTTTTTGCTCACCGCGGCCTGACTCGCTTCGTACTGTCTGGTAAAAATCCGGGCGAAGACATCACCGAGGTTGTAGAAGAACACTTTGGTGTTGGCGCAGGTAAACTGATTACCCTGCTGTACTTCTTTGCTATTTACCCGATCCTGCTGGTGTACAGCGTGGCAATCACTAACACAGTAGAAAGCTTCATGGCCCACCAACTGGGCATGACACCGCCGCCACGTGCGATTCTGTCACTGATCCTGATCGTGGGTATGATGACCATCGTTCGCTTCGGTGAGCAGATGATCGTTAAAGCAATGAGCATCCTGGTATTCCCGTTCGTTGCAGTTCTGATGCTGCTGGCTCTGTACCTGATCCCACAGTGGAACGGCGCGGCGCTGGAAACTCTGTCTCTGGATACTGCAGCTTCTACCGGTAACGGTCTGTGGATGACTCTGTGGCTGGCGATTCCGGTCATGGTGTTCTCGTTCAACCACTCTCCGATCATCTCTTCTTTCGCCGTTGCGAAGCGTGAAGAGTACGGCGATATGGCAGAACAGAAATGCTCTAAGATCCTGGCATTCGCACACATCATGATGGTGCTGACCGTTATGTTCTTCGTCTTTAGCTGCGTACTGAGCCTGTCTCCGGCAGACCTGGCTGCGGCAAAAGAACAGAACATCTCGATTCTGTCTTACCTGGCTAACCACTTTAATGCGCCGATTATCGCGTGGATGGCACCGATTATCGCGATGATTGCCATCACCAAATCCTTCCTCGGCCACTACCTGGGCGCGCGTGAAGGCTTCAACGGTATGGTGATTAAATCACTGCGTGGTAAAGGTAAGTCTATTGAAATCAACAAGCTGAACCGTATCACTGCACTGTTCATGCTGGTAACAACCTGGATTGTTGCCACCCTGAACCCGAGCATCCTGGGTATGATTGAAACCCTGGGCGGCCCAATCATCGCGATGATCCTGTTCCTGATGCCGATGTACGCAATCCAGAAAGTACCGGCAATGCGTAAGTACAGCGGTCACATCAGCAACGTATTCGTTGTCGTGATGGGTCTGATTGCTATCTCCGCAATCTTCTACTCTCTGTTCAGCTAA
- the ppnN gene encoding nucleotide 5'-monophosphate nucleosidase PpnN: MITHISPLGSMDMLSQLEVDMLKRTASSDLYQLFRNCSLAVLNSGSLTDNSKELLSRFENFDINVLRRERGVKLELINPPEEAFVDGRIIRALQANLFAVLRDILFVYGQIHNTVRFPNLNLDNSVHITNLVFSILRNARALHVGEAPNMVVCWGGHSINENEYLYARRVGNQLGLRELNICTGCGPGAMEAPMKGAAVGHAQQRYKDSRFIGMTEPSIIAAEPPNPLVNELIIMPDIEKRLEAFVRIAHGIIIFPGGVGTAEELLYLLGILMNPANKDQVLPLILTGPKESADYFRVLDEFVVHTLGENARRHYRIIIDDAAEVARQMKKAMPLVKENRRDTGDAYSFNWSMRIAPDLQMPFEPSHENMANLKLYPDQPVEVLAADLRRAFSGIVAGNVKEVGIRAIEEFGPYKINGDKEIMRRMDDLLQGFVAQHRMKLPGSAYIPCYEICT, encoded by the coding sequence TTGATTACACATATTAGCCCACTTGGCTCCATGGATATGTTGTCGCAGTTGGAGGTGGACATGCTTAAACGCACCGCCAGCAGCGACCTCTATCAACTGTTTCGCAACTGTTCACTTGCCGTTCTGAACTCCGGTAGCCTCACCGATAACAGCAAAGAATTGCTATCCCGTTTTGAAAATTTCGACATTAACGTGTTGCGCCGTGAACGCGGTGTTAAGCTGGAACTGATCAACCCTCCGGAAGAAGCTTTCGTCGATGGGCGCATTATCCGCGCCTTACAGGCCAACTTGTTTGCGGTTCTGCGCGACATTCTCTTCGTCTACGGGCAAATCCATAACACCGTTCGTTTTCCCAATCTGAATCTCGACAACTCTGTCCACATTACTAATCTGGTCTTTTCTATATTGCGCAACGCGCGCGCGCTGCATGTAGGCGAAGCACCGAATATGGTGGTGTGCTGGGGCGGTCACTCCATCAATGAAAACGAATATCTGTATGCACGGCGCGTTGGTAATCAACTGGGGCTTCGCGAGCTGAATATCTGCACCGGCTGCGGTCCAGGAGCAATGGAAGCGCCGATGAAAGGTGCAGCAGTAGGTCACGCTCAGCAGCGTTACAAAGACAGTCGTTTTATTGGCATGACAGAACCGTCGATTATCGCCGCTGAACCGCCTAACCCACTGGTCAACGAACTGATCATCATGCCGGATATCGAAAAACGTCTTGAAGCGTTTGTGCGTATCGCTCACGGCATCATTATTTTCCCGGGTGGTGTGGGTACGGCAGAAGAGTTGCTGTACTTGCTGGGAATTTTAATGAATCCGGCCAACAAAGATCAGGTTTTACCGTTGATCCTCACCGGGCCGAAAGAAAGCGCCGACTACTTCCGCGTACTGGACGAATTTGTCGTACATACGCTGGGAGAAAACGCGCGCCGCCATTATCGCATCATTATTGATGACGCTGCCGAAGTAGCACGTCAGATGAAAAAAGCGATGCCGCTGGTGAAAGAAAACCGTCGCGATACCGGCGATGCGTACAGCTTTAACTGGTCAATGCGCATTGCGCCAGATCTGCAAATGCCGTTTGAGCCGTCTCACGAGAACATGGCCAATCTGAAGCTTTACCCGGATCAACCCGTTGAAGTGCTGGCCGCCGATCTGCGTCGAGCATTCTCCGGTATTGTTGCGGGTAACGTGAAAGAAGTCGGTATTCGCGCCATTGAAGAGTTTGGCCCTTACAAAATCAACGGCGATAAAGAGATTATGCGTCGTATGGACGACCTGCTTCAGGGGTTTGTCGCCCAGCATCGTATGAAGTTGCCTGGCTCTGCCTATATCCCTTGCTACGAAATCTGCACTTAA
- a CDS encoding flavodoxin, producing the protein MAEIGIFVGTMYGNALLVAEEAEAILSGQGHKATVFEDPELSDWLPYQDKYVLVVTSTTGQGDLPDSIVPLFLGIKDNLGFQPNLRYGVIALGDSSYVNFCNGGKQFDALLQEQSAQRVGEMLLIDASETPEPETESNPWVEHWGTLLS; encoded by the coding sequence ATGGCGGAAATTGGTATTTTTGTTGGCACCATGTACGGCAACGCATTGTTAGTTGCAGAAGAAGCGGAAGCCATTTTGTCCGGGCAAGGACACAAAGCAACGGTATTTGAAGATCCAGAGTTAAGTGACTGGCTACCCTATCAGGACAAGTACGTACTGGTAGTCACCTCCACCACCGGGCAGGGCGACCTTCCTGACAGCATTGTGCCGCTCTTTCTGGGAATAAAGGATAACCTCGGTTTCCAGCCGAACCTGCGTTATGGCGTGATTGCCCTTGGCGACAGCAGTTATGTGAATTTCTGCAATGGTGGCAAACAGTTCGATGCTTTGTTGCAGGAACAAAGCGCGCAGCGGGTAGGGGAAATGCTGCTGATTGATGCCAGCGAGACCCCGGAACCAGAAACGGAATCAAACCCGTGGGTTGAACATTGGGGCACGCTGTTGTCCTGA
- a CDS encoding YqcC family protein, translating to MTTHDRVRFQLQALEALLREHQHWRNDEPQPHLFNSTQPFFMDTMEPLEWLQWVLIPRMHDLLDNNQPLPGAFAVAPYYEMALATDHPQRALILAELEKLDALFADDAN from the coding sequence ATGACTACTCATGACCGCGTTCGTTTCCAGTTGCAGGCGCTTGAAGCGCTGCTGCGTGAACATCAGCACTGGCGCAATGATGAACCCCAGCCGCATCTATTCAACAGTACCCAACCGTTTTTTATGGACACCATGGAACCGTTGGAGTGGTTGCAGTGGGTGCTTATCCCGCGGATGCACGATTTATTAGATAACAATCAGCCATTACCAGGGGCATTTGCTGTGGCGCCGTACTATGAAATGGCGCTGGCGACGGATCACCCGCAACGAGCGCTTATTCTGGCGGAGCTGGAAAAGCTGGATGCCCTTTTTGCGGATGATGCTAACTGA